A portion of the Pseudomonas synxantha BG33R genome contains these proteins:
- a CDS encoding addiction module antidote protein, whose protein sequence is MTEFTDFDVAEHLKTPGDMAEYLEACFEEDAGDGLLIRSALNDIARAQGMTQVARDAGLGRESLYKALSSTGNPEFGTIMKVMKALGLKLHATAI, encoded by the coding sequence ATGACTGAATTTACCGACTTCGATGTAGCGGAACACCTCAAAACCCCCGGGGACATGGCCGAATATCTTGAAGCCTGTTTCGAGGAGGATGCGGGTGATGGCTTGCTTATTCGTTCAGCTCTCAACGACATCGCCCGTGCCCAAGGCATGACCCAAGTAGCCCGTGATGCCGGCCTTGGACGTGAAAGCTTGTACAAAGCCCTCTCCAGCACGGGCAATCCCGAGTTTGGGACTATCATGAAAGTCATGAAAGCATTGGGCCTCAAGCTTCATGCCACAGCGATCTGA
- a CDS encoding TonB-dependent copper receptor: protein MSRFSADTRLGAAPVFAALCGALLAPYAHAHEHELSPTVITAIAPSSPLTVVTNPKDPRQPVPASDGGDYLKTIPGFALVRNGGTNGDPVLRGMFGSRLNILTNGGMMLGACPGRMDAPTSYISPETYDKLTVIKGPQTVLWGPGASAGTILFEREPEQFGELGTRVNASVLAGSNGRFDKVIDAAAGGPLGYVRVIGNQAHADDYKDGNNDTVASRYDKWNGDVAVGFTPDADTLLELTAGRGDGEARYAGRGMDGSQFLRESLGLRFEKSNLGEVLDKVEAQVYYNYADHVMDNYSLRVPSGTGMMAGPMASNVDRRTLGGRLKATWRWADVQLIGGLDAQTNEHRARSSMGIDTYKDLPRNKDANFHNYGVFGELTWYAADNDRLITGARLDRASAKDFRQRTGSAMMSRPNPTADDTRADTLPSGFVRYEHDLADTPTTVYAGLGHAERFPDYWELFSPNTGAVGSVNAFDGVKPEKTTQLDFGAQYKTADLEAWASGYVGQVHDFILFDYRPGMMGTTSQARNVDARIMGGELGAAYKLSRNWKADASLAYAWGKNSSDGKALPQMPPLDARLGLTYSEDDWSAGALWRVVAAQNRIDQNKGNVVGKDYDKSGGFGVFSLNAAYRINKNFKVSTGVDNLFGKAYAEHLNLAGNAGFGYPANDPQAIKEPGRTLWTKVDMSF from the coding sequence ATGTCCAGGTTTTCTGCTGACACCCGTTTGGGCGCTGCCCCTGTTTTCGCCGCTCTGTGCGGCGCACTGCTTGCCCCCTACGCCCATGCGCATGAACACGAGCTGAGCCCCACGGTGATCACCGCGATCGCCCCCAGCTCGCCCCTCACCGTTGTCACCAACCCCAAGGATCCACGCCAGCCGGTGCCCGCCAGCGATGGCGGCGACTACCTCAAGACCATCCCCGGCTTCGCCCTGGTGCGCAACGGCGGCACCAACGGCGACCCGGTGCTGCGCGGCATGTTCGGCTCGCGCCTGAACATCCTTACCAACGGCGGCATGATGCTCGGCGCCTGCCCAGGCCGAATGGATGCGCCGACTTCGTATATTTCGCCGGAAACCTACGACAAGCTCACCGTGATCAAAGGCCCGCAAACCGTACTCTGGGGCCCGGGCGCGTCGGCCGGTACGATCCTGTTCGAGCGTGAGCCCGAGCAGTTCGGCGAACTGGGCACGCGGGTCAACGCCAGTGTGCTGGCAGGTTCCAACGGGCGTTTCGACAAGGTCATCGATGCCGCTGCCGGCGGCCCATTGGGCTATGTGCGGGTGATCGGCAACCAGGCCCATGCCGACGACTACAAGGACGGCAACAACGACACTGTCGCCTCGCGCTATGACAAGTGGAATGGCGATGTGGCGGTGGGTTTCACCCCCGACGCCGACACGCTGCTGGAACTCACCGCCGGCCGTGGCGACGGTGAAGCGCGCTACGCAGGACGCGGTATGGATGGCTCGCAATTCCTGCGCGAAAGCCTCGGGCTGCGCTTCGAAAAATCCAACCTCGGCGAGGTGCTGGACAAGGTCGAGGCCCAAGTCTATTACAACTACGCCGACCACGTCATGGACAACTACAGCCTGCGCGTCCCTTCGGGCACCGGCATGATGGCCGGGCCCATGGCCTCTAACGTCGACCGTCGCACCCTGGGCGGTCGCCTCAAGGCAACCTGGCGCTGGGCCGATGTGCAACTGATCGGCGGCCTGGACGCACAGACCAACGAGCACCGCGCGCGCAGCAGCATGGGCATCGACACCTACAAGGACCTGCCGCGCAACAAGGACGCCAACTTCCACAACTACGGGGTATTCGGCGAGCTGACCTGGTACGCCGCCGACAACGACCGCCTGATCACCGGCGCCCGCCTGGACCGTGCCTCAGCCAAGGATTTTCGGCAACGCACCGGCTCGGCAATGATGAGCCGCCCCAACCCCACCGCCGACGACACCCGCGCAGACACCTTGCCATCGGGCTTTGTGCGCTACGAGCACGACCTGGCGGACACGCCCACGACCGTCTATGCGGGCCTGGGTCACGCTGAACGCTTTCCGGATTACTGGGAACTGTTCTCCCCCAACACCGGCGCGGTCGGCTCGGTGAATGCCTTTGACGGCGTGAAGCCCGAGAAGACCACGCAGCTGGATTTCGGCGCGCAATACAAAACCGCCGACCTCGAAGCCTGGGCCTCGGGTTACGTCGGCCAGGTGCACGACTTCATCCTGTTCGACTACCGGCCCGGCATGATGGGCACCACTTCCCAGGCGCGCAATGTCGACGCGCGCATCATGGGCGGCGAGTTGGGTGCGGCCTACAAGCTGAGCCGCAACTGGAAAGCCGACGCCAGCCTCGCCTACGCCTGGGGCAAGAACAGCAGCGATGGCAAAGCCCTGCCGCAGATGCCGCCGCTGGATGCACGCCTGGGCCTGACCTACAGCGAAGACGACTGGAGTGCCGGCGCCTTGTGGCGCGTGGTCGCGGCGCAAAACCGCATCGACCAGAACAAGGGCAACGTGGTCGGCAAGGACTACGACAAGAGCGGCGGTTTTGGCGTGTTCTCGCTGAACGCTGCGTACCGCATCAATAAGAACTTCAAGGTCAGTACCGGAGTCGACAATCTGTTCGGCAAGGCTTATGCCGAGCATTTGAACCTGGCGGGTAACGCAGGCTTCGGCTACCCGGCCAACGACCCGCAAGCCATCAAGGAGCCGGGGCGTACGCTCTGGACCAAGGTGGACATGAGCTTCTAA
- a CDS encoding TonB-dependent receptor: MNNYLASGLCLLALHTNAQALTLPASPITAPAVDSERVDLNTPTTAGSRLNLTALQTPGSVESQTGAQIRERGDASVQDAISRATGISRTGTPGDGGTSLQARGFTGQSSVMQLYDGNRMYTGMGTSTFPVDSWAVERVDVLRGPASVLYGEGATGAVINTISKKPFAGEIENHIRLGYGSYDRQQQALDSGGSLTDTLSYRLNLNRLRSNGFIDRGDSSSDFVSGALRWQPADNLSFTLASDYGDQRPQNYFGTPLVNGQLHKGLRDKNYNVSNDTQHYNDQWTRLTSEWQLNDNVSATNELYYLKNQRRWQNAENYNFTNGQLTRSGNFGIKHDQEQVGDRQTFTFKHTLFGLDSQTVAGVEYNRIRFRLASNTPFKDSFTGGQPIDLYHPTPTPFASNDPFKPVFSTTTKTFAGFAENRLQLTDQLTLITGIRRDYAHIDRDDLRTGGQSDKTLTGNNWKAGLVYAITPDTSVYGQYATSTDGVGGLISLSPSQQQFDLSTAKQTEVGIKQAFWDARGEWTLAAYHIVKKKLLTDVPGEPDFKQQVGQQSSNGLEASLDLQLPHAWQLQANAAIVRAQYDNFKQDIDGVQVSRDGNRPVDVPRRTANLWLSKAVTDNVRAAAGVRYVDARYADMANQSELPSYTVVDATLSWKAMRDTTLGLQLNNLFDRTYAVSQYNEGQQWILGVPRSMFITADYTF; this comes from the coding sequence ATGAACAACTACCTTGCGAGCGGCCTGTGCCTGCTCGCCCTGCATACCAACGCCCAGGCCCTGACCCTGCCCGCCAGCCCCATTACCGCACCGGCAGTGGATAGTGAGCGCGTTGACCTCAACACCCCGACCACCGCCGGTTCTCGCCTGAATCTCACAGCGCTGCAAACCCCCGGCAGCGTTGAAAGCCAGACCGGCGCCCAGATCCGCGAACGTGGCGACGCCAGCGTGCAGGACGCCATCTCCCGCGCCACCGGCATCAGCCGCACCGGCACGCCGGGCGACGGCGGCACCTCGTTGCAGGCCCGTGGTTTTACCGGCCAAAGCTCGGTGATGCAGCTGTACGACGGCAACCGCATGTACACCGGCATGGGCACCTCGACCTTCCCGGTGGACAGCTGGGCAGTGGAGCGGGTGGACGTGCTGCGCGGCCCGGCCTCGGTGCTGTACGGCGAAGGCGCCACCGGCGCAGTGATCAACACGATCTCGAAAAAACCCTTCGCGGGCGAGATCGAAAACCATATCCGCCTTGGCTACGGCTCCTACGACCGCCAGCAGCAAGCCCTCGACAGCGGCGGCTCGCTGACCGACACCTTGAGCTACCGCTTGAACCTCAACCGCCTGCGCAGCAACGGCTTCATCGACCGTGGCGATTCCAGCAGCGATTTCGTCAGCGGCGCCCTGCGCTGGCAACCAGCCGACAACCTGAGTTTCACCCTGGCCAGCGACTACGGTGATCAGCGCCCACAAAACTACTTCGGCACACCCCTGGTCAACGGCCAGTTGCACAAGGGCCTGCGCGACAAGAACTACAACGTCAGCAACGACACCCAGCACTACAACGACCAGTGGACGCGCCTGACCAGCGAGTGGCAACTCAACGACAACGTCAGCGCCACCAATGAGCTGTACTACCTGAAAAACCAGCGTCGCTGGCAGAACGCCGAGAACTACAATTTCACCAACGGCCAGCTGACCCGCAGCGGCAACTTCGGTATCAAGCACGATCAGGAACAGGTGGGCGACCGCCAGACCTTCACCTTCAAGCACACCCTGTTCGGCCTCGATAGCCAGACCGTAGCGGGCGTGGAATACAACCGCATCCGCTTTCGCCTGGCGAGCAACACGCCGTTTAAAGACAGCTTTACCGGCGGCCAACCCATCGACCTGTATCACCCAACGCCCACGCCGTTTGCCAGTAACGACCCGTTCAAGCCGGTGTTTTCCACTACGACCAAAACCTTCGCAGGTTTTGCTGAAAACCGCTTGCAGTTGACCGACCAACTCACGCTGATCACCGGTATCCGCCGCGACTACGCGCATATCGACCGCGACGACCTGCGCACTGGCGGCCAATCCGACAAAACCCTCACCGGCAATAACTGGAAAGCCGGCCTGGTCTACGCGATCACCCCGGACACCTCGGTCTACGGCCAGTACGCCACCAGCACCGACGGCGTCGGCGGGCTGATCTCCCTGAGCCCGAGCCAGCAACAGTTCGACCTGTCTACCGCCAAGCAGACCGAGGTCGGCATCAAACAGGCGTTCTGGGATGCCCGCGGAGAATGGACCCTCGCCGCCTACCACATCGTCAAAAAGAAGCTGCTGACGGATGTGCCGGGGGAGCCGGACTTCAAGCAGCAAGTCGGCCAACAATCCTCCAACGGCCTGGAAGCCAGCCTCGACCTGCAACTGCCCCACGCCTGGCAGTTGCAAGCCAACGCCGCCATCGTGCGGGCGCAGTACGACAACTTCAAACAAGACATCGACGGCGTACAGGTCTCCCGCGACGGCAACCGCCCGGTGGACGTTCCGCGCCGCACCGCCAACCTGTGGCTGAGCAAGGCCGTGACCGACAACGTGCGTGCCGCTGCCGGTGTGCGTTACGTCGACGCGCGCTATGCCGATATGGCCAACCAGAGCGAGCTGCCGAGCTATACCGTGGTCGATGCCACGTTGTCGTGGAAAGCTATGCGCGACACCACGCTGGGCCTGCAACTCAATAACCTGTTCGATCGCACTTATGCGGTCAGCCAGTACAACGAGGGGCAGCAGTGGATTCTGGGTGTACCTCGCTCCATGTTCATTACCGCGGACTACACCTTCTAA
- a CDS encoding PepSY-associated TM helix domain-containing protein has translation MTTQKISFYNLAWRWHFYAGLFVAPFMVLLALTGIIYLFKPQLDPLMYGHLLTVPAAEHALSADELLQRAKDAYPQAAISKYLPPADATSSAQFVMHNQDREISVFVDPYRGTVLGEQDAKYNLQAIARALHGELMIGTTGDRLIELAAGWGVMLVVSGVYLWWPRGKSSAGVLWPRLNSRGRLFWRDLHAVAGFWGAAFLLVMLLSGMTWTGFWGKQYADLWNTFPATMWNNVPQSDQQARVLNTATQQTVPWAMENTPMPMSGDHAEHMKHGAMHSGPAAPSVRLQQVVDLANARGVEPGYSIAFPTTATGVFTVAVFANDPRNDATLHVDQYTGKVLADVRWEHYNLVARATETGVMLHEGKMFGWVNQLIVLVICLMILLSAVSGVVIWWKRRPAGGVGVPPLRHDLPRWKTAMVIMLGLALVFPLVGASLIVVWVLDRLVLSRFFGQGESASGSA, from the coding sequence ATGACCACACAAAAGATTTCCTTCTACAACCTGGCCTGGCGCTGGCACTTCTACGCCGGTCTCTTTGTCGCCCCTTTCATGGTGCTGCTGGCCCTGACCGGCATCATCTACCTGTTCAAACCCCAGCTCGACCCGCTGATGTACGGCCACCTGCTCACCGTACCCGCCGCCGAGCACGCTCTGAGCGCCGACGAACTGCTGCAACGCGCCAAAGACGCCTACCCCCAGGCCGCGATCAGCAAATACCTGCCGCCTGCCGACGCCACCAGCAGCGCGCAGTTCGTGATGCACAACCAGGACCGCGAAATCAGCGTATTCGTCGACCCGTATCGCGGCACAGTCCTGGGTGAGCAGGACGCCAAATACAACCTGCAGGCCATTGCCCGCGCCCTGCACGGCGAGCTGATGATCGGCACCACCGGCGACCGCCTGATAGAACTCGCCGCCGGCTGGGGCGTCATGCTGGTGGTGTCCGGCGTGTACCTGTGGTGGCCGCGTGGCAAGTCATCGGCTGGCGTATTGTGGCCGCGTCTCAACAGCCGTGGCCGCTTGTTCTGGCGTGACCTGCACGCTGTCGCCGGCTTCTGGGGCGCGGCATTTCTGCTGGTGATGCTACTCAGCGGCATGACCTGGACCGGTTTCTGGGGCAAGCAATACGCCGACCTGTGGAACACCTTCCCGGCAACGATGTGGAACAACGTGCCGCAGTCCGACCAGCAGGCACGCGTGCTCAACACGGCCACCCAACAGACCGTGCCCTGGGCCATGGAAAACACGCCGATGCCGATGTCCGGCGACCACGCCGAACACATGAAGCATGGCGCCATGCACTCAGGCCCTGCCGCGCCAAGCGTGCGCCTGCAACAAGTGGTCGACCTGGCCAATGCGCGCGGCGTGGAGCCCGGCTACAGCATCGCCTTCCCCACCACCGCCACGGGGGTATTCACCGTCGCGGTGTTCGCCAACGACCCGCGCAATGACGCCACCCTGCATGTGGACCAGTACACCGGCAAGGTCCTGGCCGATGTGCGTTGGGAACATTACAACCTGGTCGCCCGCGCCACCGAGACCGGCGTGATGCTGCATGAAGGCAAGATGTTCGGCTGGGTCAACCAACTGATCGTGCTGGTGATCTGCCTGATGATCCTGCTCAGTGCGGTCAGCGGCGTGGTGATCTGGTGGAAGCGTCGCCCTGCCGGTGGCGTGGGTGTTCCGCCGTTGCGTCATGACCTGCCAAGGTGGAAAACCGCGATGGTGATCATGCTGGGCCTGGCACTTGTTTTCCCGCTGGTGGGGGCGTCGCTGATCGTGGTGTGGGTGCTGGATCGTCTGGTGCTGTCGCGCTTTTTTGGCCAAGGTGAATCCGCTTCAGGTTCCGCATGA
- a CDS encoding ABC transporter substrate-binding protein produces the protein MILRVLLSLPLLLGTAHALAESTRYPLTIKSCNRDVTFQQAPQHAVSHDINMTQMMLALGLKPRMAGYSGVTGWKSVPPQMAALLDGLPELASKYPSVETLLNANVDFFFAGWDYGMRVGGDLTPHTLQPLGINVYELTESCAFVMKRPAASLDDTYNDLRNLGRIFDVQDRANTLIAQMQAQVAEVQKNLPADKPRVFLYDSGEDRAMTSGRLGMPQALIDAAGGRNILDDIDASWTRVNWETVVERNPQVIVIVDYSEVTAEQKKQFLLDHPALQSVDAIKHQRFIVIPYMQATPSIDNVLAVETLAKGFHGE, from the coding sequence ATGATCCTGCGCGTCCTGCTGTCTCTGCCTCTGTTGCTCGGCACGGCCCATGCTCTCGCCGAAAGCACCCGATACCCGCTGACCATCAAAAGTTGCAACCGCGACGTGACCTTCCAGCAAGCCCCACAACACGCGGTCAGCCACGACATCAACATGACCCAGATGATGCTCGCCCTGGGCCTCAAGCCACGCATGGCCGGCTACAGCGGCGTGACCGGTTGGAAGTCAGTACCGCCGCAAATGGCCGCGCTCCTCGACGGCCTGCCGGAACTGGCGAGCAAGTACCCGTCGGTGGAAACCCTGCTCAACGCCAACGTGGATTTCTTCTTCGCTGGCTGGGATTACGGTATGCGCGTGGGCGGCGACCTCACACCGCACACCCTGCAACCCTTGGGCATCAATGTGTATGAGTTGACCGAGTCGTGTGCGTTTGTGATGAAGCGCCCAGCCGCAAGCCTCGACGATACCTATAACGACCTGCGCAACCTGGGCAGGATCTTCGACGTGCAGGATCGCGCCAATACCCTTATCGCCCAGATGCAGGCGCAAGTGGCCGAGGTGCAAAAAAACCTGCCCGCCGACAAGCCACGGGTGTTCCTTTACGACAGCGGCGAAGACCGCGCCATGACCTCGGGCCGCCTGGGCATGCCCCAGGCTCTGATCGACGCCGCCGGCGGGCGCAACATCCTCGATGACATCGACGCTAGCTGGACCCGGGTCAACTGGGAAACCGTCGTTGAGCGCAACCCACAAGTCATCGTGATTGTTGACTACAGCGAGGTCACCGCCGAACAGAAGAAACAGTTCCTGCTTGACCACCCTGCACTGCAATCAGTGGACGCCATCAAGCACCAGCGCTTCATCGTGATCCCCTATATGCAAGCCACACCAAGCATCGACAACGTGCTAGCGGTTGAAACCCTGGCCAAGGGGTTTCACGGCGAATGA
- a CDS encoding DUF2946 domain-containing protein, which yields MGAPRARLSPHRRLMRGSWISLFAMLMIFIGPLISQAMPMDHHAGMSMDMPACHGEPKPTKTPDEHHVLWEKCGYCSLLFSCPALPGSVSYVTLGTPPPANALIPAPRLGHARQSIFPGARSRAPPIVS from the coding sequence ATGGGCGCCCCCCGCGCCAGGTTGTCTCCGCACCGCCGTCTGATGCGCGGCAGTTGGATCAGCCTGTTCGCCATGCTGATGATCTTTATCGGTCCGCTGATTTCCCAAGCGATGCCGATGGATCATCACGCCGGTATGTCCATGGACATGCCCGCGTGCCACGGCGAGCCCAAGCCGACCAAAACCCCCGACGAACATCATGTCCTCTGGGAGAAATGCGGCTATTGCAGCCTGCTGTTCAGTTGCCCGGCCCTGCCCGGCAGCGTCTCCTACGTAACGCTCGGCACCCCGCCGCCAGCCAACGCGCTCATCCCCGCCCCCCGCCTGGGCCATGCTCGGCAGAGCATCTTCCCTGGCGCCCGCAGTCGTGCGCCGCCCATCGTGTCGTAA
- a CDS encoding FecCD family ABC transporter permease, with product MITRHYVLLLSALGALLLVSCVISLGFGSARVPVDVVGRILLNKVFGLGVVDWSVGQEHIVWLIRVPRMLLGALVGAGLALIGAVLQAVTRNPLADPHLLGVTSGATLGAVIVVVHVGEIIGLLTLPLAAFIGALLSMLVVLAVASRNGRLESDRLLLCGVAVSFVMMAVANLLLFMGDHRAASAVMFWMLGGLGLARWELLAVPTATILLGLALLLGMARALNALMAGEQTAVTLGLNARNVRLKVFLIASLMTGVLVSISGSIGFVGLMVPHIARRLVGAEHRRLLPVCVLLGSVFLVWVDVAARTLIAPEDLPIGVATAAIGGLFFIGLMRKR from the coding sequence ATGATCACCCGTCACTACGTCCTGTTATTGAGCGCCCTGGGTGCCTTGTTGCTGGTCTCCTGCGTGATCTCCCTGGGGTTCGGTTCGGCGCGGGTGCCAGTGGACGTGGTAGGGCGAATTTTGCTGAACAAGGTGTTCGGCTTGGGTGTGGTGGACTGGAGTGTGGGCCAGGAACATATCGTCTGGCTGATCCGTGTGCCGCGTATGCTACTGGGGGCGCTGGTGGGCGCCGGGCTGGCACTGATTGGCGCAGTACTGCAGGCGGTCACACGCAACCCGCTGGCCGACCCGCATCTGCTCGGTGTGACCTCCGGTGCCACCCTCGGCGCGGTGATCGTGGTGGTGCATGTGGGTGAAATCATCGGCCTGCTGACCTTGCCCCTCGCCGCGTTTATCGGTGCGCTGCTGAGCATGTTGGTGGTGCTGGCCGTAGCCAGTCGCAACGGCCGCCTGGAAAGTGATCGCCTGTTGCTGTGTGGTGTCGCGGTGTCATTCGTGATGATGGCGGTGGCCAACCTGCTGCTGTTCATGGGTGACCACCGCGCCGCCTCGGCGGTGATGTTCTGGATGCTCGGCGGGCTGGGGCTGGCGCGCTGGGAACTGCTGGCGGTCCCTACCGCCACCATCCTGCTCGGGCTGGCCCTGCTGCTGGGCATGGCCCGTGCGCTCAATGCCCTGATGGCCGGCGAACAGACCGCCGTGACCCTGGGCCTGAACGCACGCAACGTGCGGCTCAAGGTGTTCCTGATTGCGTCGCTGATGACCGGCGTGCTGGTGTCCATCAGCGGCTCCATCGGCTTTGTCGGGCTGATGGTGCCGCACATCGCCCGGCGCCTGGTGGGTGCCGAGCACCGACGCTTGCTGCCGGTATGCGTGCTGCTGGGGAGCGTGTTCCTGGTGTGGGTCGATGTGGCCGCGCGCACCTTGATTGCTCCCGAAGACTTGCCGATTGGCGTGGCCACGGCAGCGATCGGCGGGTTATTTTTTATCGGATTGATGCGTAAGCGTTGA
- a CDS encoding ABC transporter ATP-binding protein gives MTSLTLTDLAWTPPGHNHCHHQFQLRDASLRVGAGEFVGLIGPNGSGKTSLLRCAYRFTRPEHGDVSLAHQNVWKQSAKWCAQRIAVVLQEFPDTFGLRVDEVVAMGRTPHKGLFDSDTLHDQQLILQALESVGMHGFEDHAFATLSGGEKQRVILARALAQQPRLLILDEPTNHLDPRYQLELLRLVRRLNIGTLASIHDLNLAAAFCDRLYVINHGRIVASGTPHEVLTAALLRDVFGVEALIDTHPLDGYPRITWITQP, from the coding sequence ATGACCTCACTTACCCTCACCGACCTGGCTTGGACTCCACCCGGCCACAACCACTGCCATCACCAGTTCCAACTGCGTGACGCCAGCCTGCGCGTCGGTGCCGGGGAGTTTGTCGGGCTGATCGGACCTAACGGCAGTGGCAAGACCAGCCTGTTGCGCTGCGCCTATCGGTTCACCCGGCCAGAGCACGGTGATGTATCGCTTGCGCACCAGAATGTCTGGAAGCAAAGCGCAAAGTGGTGCGCGCAACGCATCGCTGTGGTGCTGCAGGAGTTTCCCGATACCTTCGGCTTACGCGTGGATGAGGTGGTCGCCATGGGGCGCACACCCCACAAGGGTTTGTTCGACAGCGACACACTGCACGACCAGCAACTGATCCTTCAAGCGCTGGAATCGGTGGGCATGCATGGCTTCGAAGACCATGCCTTCGCGACCTTGTCCGGCGGTGAAAAACAGCGCGTCATCCTTGCCCGCGCCCTGGCCCAGCAACCGCGACTGTTGATCCTCGACGAGCCGACCAACCACCTCGATCCGCGTTATCAACTCGAGTTGCTCAGACTGGTCAGGCGTTTGAACATCGGCACCCTGGCCAGCATCCACGACCTCAATCTGGCCGCCGCCTTCTGTGATCGCCTGTACGTGATCAACCACGGGCGCATCGTCGCCAGCGGCACGCCCCACGAAGTGCTGACGGCCGCGTTGCTGCGCGACGTGTTTGGCGTCGAGGCCTTGATCGACACTCACCCCTTGGACGGCTACCCCCGAATCACCTGGATAACCCAACCATGA
- a CDS encoding type II toxin-antitoxin system RelE/ParE family toxin yields MNHFKKSKPFQEWLDALRSEPARARILARLKNAQSGNFGDCEAVGNGVSEMRIHYGPGYRVYFIRRDEVIYLLLIGGDKSTQKRDIQRAKQIAERFEKE; encoded by the coding sequence ATGAATCACTTCAAGAAGTCAAAACCTTTTCAGGAGTGGCTTGACGCGTTACGCAGTGAACCTGCCCGGGCACGCATATTGGCAAGGTTGAAAAACGCACAATCAGGCAATTTCGGGGACTGTGAAGCAGTAGGAAATGGCGTATCGGAAATGCGCATTCATTACGGGCCTGGATACCGAGTTTATTTCATACGTAGAGACGAGGTGATTTATCTGTTGTTGATAGGAGGCGACAAATCAACGCAGAAACGAGACATCCAACGAGCAAAGCAAATTGCAGAAAGATTTGAAAAGGAATAA
- a CDS encoding DUF2946 domain-containing protein, with product MARQRFAIAWIACLAVLFNAFAMPLASAMQQTDDPVKRLMWGGFCSSNGASLKAIALGKLEIPAAPDDHSAMQHCWCCSGSAPLVALPGHVPQLYVTRFEAVQSLPPRLLRNPTPRQQWPSLNPRASPTV from the coding sequence ATGGCCCGTCAACGCTTTGCAATTGCCTGGATCGCCTGCCTTGCAGTGCTGTTCAATGCGTTTGCCATGCCGTTGGCCAGTGCGATGCAGCAGACTGATGACCCGGTCAAGCGTCTGATGTGGGGTGGGTTCTGTTCGTCCAATGGTGCCAGCCTGAAGGCGATTGCCCTGGGCAAGCTGGAAATCCCGGCAGCGCCGGACGATCACTCTGCCATGCAGCATTGCTGGTGTTGCTCGGGCTCGGCGCCGTTGGTGGCGTTGCCGGGGCATGTGCCGCAGCTGTATGTGACGCGCTTCGAGGCGGTGCAGAGCCTGCCACCACGCTTATTGCGCAATCCCACCCCGCGCCAGCAATGGCCAAGCCTTAACCCTCGCGCCTCCCCAACGGTCTGA
- a CDS encoding copper chaperone PCu(A)C: MLKSSLLLAALLLPVFSAANADDYKAGDLLVSDPWSQELPPNAPTVAAYFVIHNTGAAPDRLLSVETSVAEKAELHEHVMQGDLMKMQQVPSVAVPAKGELTFAPMAYHVMLLGLKDRSLLADGKQFPLTLTFEKAGKVQVQVSVQKVPPMATQEHKHTH, encoded by the coding sequence ATGCTTAAATCTTCCCTGCTTCTGGCTGCGTTGCTGTTGCCGGTGTTCAGTGCTGCCAATGCCGATGACTACAAGGCCGGCGACCTGTTGGTGAGCGATCCCTGGTCCCAGGAGCTGCCACCGAATGCGCCGACCGTGGCGGCCTACTTTGTGATTCATAACACCGGGGCTGCTCCGGATCGCCTGCTCAGCGTTGAAACCAGCGTCGCGGAGAAAGCCGAGCTGCACGAGCATGTGATGCAAGGCGACTTGATGAAGATGCAGCAAGTGCCCAGCGTTGCCGTACCGGCCAAGGGTGAGCTGACCTTCGCGCCGATGGCTTATCACGTGATGCTGCTGGGCCTCAAAGACCGCAGCCTGTTGGCCGATGGCAAGCAATTCCCACTGACCCTGACCTTCGAGAAAGCAGGCAAGGTTCAGGTGCAAGTGTCGGTGCAGAAGGTCCCGCCGATGGCCACGCAAGAGCATAAGCACACTCACTAG